From a single Poecilia reticulata strain Guanapo linkage group LG2, Guppy_female_1.0+MT, whole genome shotgun sequence genomic region:
- the slitrk1 gene encoding SLIT and NTRK-like protein 1 translates to MLLWIILLNAALCVASGNVTREVCKEKICSCSEVEGDLHVDCEKRHFNTLRHLTGPSSHFYHLLLHGNSLSRLFPNEFANFYNAVSLHLENNGLHDIVPGAFLGLQLVKRLHISNNKMRSFKKSTFLGLDDLEYLQADFNLLRDIDPAVFRDLNKLEVLILNDNLISALPINVFQHVPITHLDLRGNRIKTLPYEGILEQIPGIAEVLLEDNPWDCNCELLSLKEWLENIPRNALIGRVVCEAPTRLQGNDLNETSEAELCPSQSGGGDSSLAAPPTQEETSRPTPYKPSRNGGGGPPTPGANGSKSHSKSRENYQLKIKPTPVMAGADVNGDGGGEQLRNVTCPQPCSCKLVGSRQGLGVNCEGKKIESLAGLKPKPLAAHELNMRDNNIHAVKRNQLLGYSSLNLLDLGGNNIKVVDNGTFQNQSELRWLYMDKNYVDTLMAEMFVGLVNLEYLSLEYNDIQLIVAGAFSPMPNLRVLFLNNNLLKALPVDAFLGISLSKISLHNNYFPYLPVTGVLDQLNSIIQIDLHGNPWDCSCNIVPFKQWTEKLGADVIVSDLKCESPEEFWKRDFRYVRNDLMCPKVGDGDAPAPVSKNGSYAQDSGGTRSNSYLEPNRVSISVLVPGLLLVFVTSAFTVVGMLVFILRNRKRSKRRDGNSSASEINSLQTVCDSSYWHSGPYHADGGAHRGFDCSTHLSAVDDA, encoded by the coding sequence atgctgcTCTGGATCATCCTGCTGAATGCGGCTCTCTGCGTTGCCAGCGGAAATGTCACCAGGGAGGTTTGCAAGGAGAAGATCTGCTCCTGCAGCGAGGTGGAGGGCGACCTGCATGTCGACTGCGAGAAACGGCACTTCAACACGCTGCGGCACCTGACCGGCCCCAGCTCTCACTTCTACCACCTGCTGCTGCACGGCAACTCTTTGTCCAGGCTCTTCCCCAATGAGTTCGCCAACTTCTACAATGCCGTGAGCCTGCATCTGGAGAACAACGGCCTGCATGACATCGTGCCCGGTGCCTTCCTGGGACTGCAGTTGGTCAAGAGGCTCCACATCAGCAACAACAAGATGCGGTCGTTCAAGAAAAGCACCTTCCTGGGCTTGGATGACTTGGAGTACCTCCAGGCGGACTTTAATTTGCTGAGGGACATCGACCCGGCTGTTTTCAGGGACCTAAACAAACTGGAGGTGTTGATACTGAATGACAACCTCATCAGTGCACTACCTATAAACGTGTTCCAGCACGTGCCCATCACGCATCTTGATCTGAGGGGGAATCGGATCAAGACGTTGCCTTATGAGGGGATTCTCGAGCAAATACCCGGTATCGCAGAAGTACTGCTAGAGGACAACCCGTGGGACTGTAACTGTGAGCTACTGTCCCTAAAGGAGTGGCTGGAGAACATACCGCGCAACGCCCTCATTGGGAGGGTGGTCTGTGAGGCCCCCACCAGGCTGCAGGGCAATGACCTGAACGAGACCTCGGAGGCAGAGCTGTGTCCATCACAGAGTGGGGGTGGAGATAGCAGCCTGGCCGCCCCTCCCACTCAGGAGGAAACCTCTCGCCCCACGCCTTACAAGCCCAGCAGGAATGGTGGAGGAGGGCCCCCGACGCCTGGAGCAAATGGCTCCAAGAGCCACTCCAAGTCACGTGAGAACTATCAGCTAAAAATAAAGCCCACTCCAGTGATGGCTGGGGCAGATGTGAACGGGGACGGCGGCGGAGAGCAGCTGCGCAACGTGACGTGCCCACAGCCATGCAGCTGCAAGCTGGTGGGCTCCAGACAGGGGCTGGGAGTCAACTGCGAGGGCAAAAAGATCGAGAGCCTGGCCGGCCTCAAGCCAAAACCTCTGGCCGCCCATGAGCTGAACATGAGAGACAACAACATCCATGCCGTGAAGAGGAACCAGCTGCTCGGCTATTCCAGCCTCAACCTGCTGGATCTTGGTGGGAACAACATCAAGGTTGTTGACAATGGCacgttccagaaccagagcgaGCTCCGGTGGCTGTACATGGATAAGAACTACGTGGATACGCTGATGGCGGAGATGTTTGTGGGCCTCGTGAATCTGGAATATCTCAGTTTGGAATACAACGACATCCAGCTGATAGTGGCGGGCGCGTTCAGTCCCATGCCGAACCTGAGGGTTCTGTTCCTGAACAACAACCTGCTGAAGGCTCTCCCTGTGGATGCTTTCCTTGGGATTTCTTTGTCCAAAATCAGCCTCCATAATAATTATTTCCCCTATCTCCCTGTGACTGGCGTGTTGGACCAGCTCAACTCCATCATCCAGATTGACCTGCATGGGAACCCATGGGATTGCTCATGCAATATTGTGCCCTTCAAGCAGTGGACCGAGAAGCTCGGGGCCGACGTGATTGTGAGTGATCTCAAGTGCGAGTCGCCAGAGGAGTTCTGGAAACGGGACTTCCGCTATGTGCGTAATGACCTCATGTGCCCCAAGGTGGGTGACGGAGACGCACCCGCTCCAGTATCCAAGAATGGAAGCTATGCCCAGGACTCTGGTGGCACGCGCTCAAATTCGTACTTGGAGCCCAACCGGGTGTCCATTTCGGTGCTTGTGCCCGGGCTGCTACTCGTGTTCGTCACATCCGCCTTCACGGTGGTGGGGATGCTCGTGTTCATCCTGCGGAACCGGAAGCGGTCAAAGCGGCGGGACGGCAACTCGTCTGCGTCGGAGATCAACTCCTTACAGACGGTGTGCGACTCGTCCTACTGGCACAGTGGGCCATATCACGCGGATGGAGGTGCCCACCGGGGTTTCGACTGCAGCACACACCTCTCAGCTGTGGAcgatgcataa